One stretch of Ictalurus punctatus breed USDA103 chromosome 5, Coco_2.0, whole genome shotgun sequence DNA includes these proteins:
- the LOC108265795 gene encoding leucine-rich repeat and transmembrane domain-containing protein 1, translating into MTGGLFLTLSTLLLVQAVSSCPKECWCDSHAKVVDCRGRGLYDIPHKLHPDTLELHLQDNHIRGIGSMAFRETPYLRVLDLANNSITMVSPSALLGLRSLKTLILANNSIREVDRRLLGSIRNLTHLDLSHNNIGGLPGALADSFHHLTHFSLQYNRLTKLDRTHLDALGSLQVLHLTSNPWKCDCHIIGLKLWLEMFMYKGGVVDGVPCHEPHAMLNRDLRHVPYELFHTCMSTSYSYLFANIQHMERQQRLLHGAPYPSLDAPLDQEPECEPKPKPRPINLRHAIATVIITGIVCGVVCLMMLAAAVYGCAYAAIMAKYQRELKKQEDERENTDREREKELLENAIA; encoded by the exons ATGACAG GAGGTTTGTTCCTCACACTGTCCACCTTGTTACTGGTCCAGGCTGTTTCCTCCTGCCCTAAGGAGTGCTGGTGTGACAGTCATGCTAAGGTGGTGGACTGCAGAGGACGAGGCTTGTATGACATTCCGCATAAACTCCATCCAGACACTCTGGAGCTACATCTTCAGGACAACCATATCCGAGGCATCGGTTCCATGGCTTTTCGGGAAACACCATATCTCCGAGTTCTGGATCTGGCCAACAACAGCATCACTATGGTTTCTCCCAGTGCCCTACTAGGGCTTAGGAGCTTAAAGACCCTCATCCTGGCCAACAACTCTATCCGGGAAGTGGATCGCCGTTTATTGGGCTCAATACGCAATCTAACCCACTTGGACCTGTCTCACAACAACATAGGAGGGCTGCCTGGAGCACTAGCCGATAGTTTTCACCATCTAACACACTTTTCATTGCAGTATAACCGGCTGACCAAGCTGGATCGCACTCACCTGGATGCCCTTGGGAGCCTGCAGGTGCTGCACCTGACAAGTAACCCCTGGAAGTGTGATTGTCACATAATAGGGCTAAAGCTATGGTTGGAAATGTTCATGTATAAAG GTGGGGTGGTGGATGGCGTTCCGTGTCATGAGCCACATGCTATGCTTAACCGTGACCTCCGCCATGTGCCCTATGAGCTCTTCCACACCTGCATGAGCACCAGTTATAGCTACTTGTTTGCCAACATCCAGCACATGGAGAGACAGCAGCGATTGCTTCATGGTGCCCCGTACCCAAGCCTGGATGCTCCACTTGATCAGGAACCTGAGTGCGAACCCAAGCCAAAACCACGACCCATCAACCTGCGTCATGCCATAGCTACAGTGATCATCACTGGCATAGTGTGTGGAGTTGTGTGTCTCATGATGCTGGCTGCTGCTGTGTACGGGTGTGCCTATGCTGCCATCATGGCTAAATACCAGCGGGAGCTAAAGAAACAggaagatgagagagagaacacagacaGGGAAAGGGAGAAAGAGCTGCTGGAAAATGCCATAGCATGA